The window CTCCTCCAGCAGCTTGCAATAGGACAAGCCTTTTGTGCTTCCCTGTCCTGCCAGGAAAGAAGAACCGGTCCTTGCAACCGCAGAAGAGTCCACATGGGCTGGGCTTGTTGCTCCTTCAAACTTTGCTAGGATTTATCGCCGGATAGgacctgggaagaaagcaagaCGTTTGGAAGCACAAAATTAACCTCAGGTGTTGGAGGACAGGTAAAAATTTGGACATTGCCCCCTCGAGCCACAGGTGCGATTGGCTGTTGTTGCCTTTGTATCTGGACCTGATGGATCTTTGGTAAGACAATTTGTGCCGTCTTCTGCGAGAGACAGCTAGCGGGTTGGTTTGCCacaatggaacctccatgctcagaggaAATATATCAGAAGTGGCAAAcaaaggccgggggggggggggggacagctccCTGCAGAGGTTGTTTGTGGGCTTCCCAGGAAGTCCCGTTTCATGTTTCCAATGGTGACCCTACTAAGCTGTTACAGGAATCAGTCTTGCATACATTCATTCCTTCTGTGGCTGTGGGAGGGTAGACCCCTCCCCTGCATCCAGGGGCTTCTGGGTTCAACTCCTGGATCCCCTTTCATGGGGCTTTCTCTCAATCTTTGCTCACCCATAAATATGGCCACAGGGCTGAGCTCGGACTCGGCAGGTAACGTGCAAATCAGAGTTAATCCAGATAGTTCTTTGCAGGCCTGGCCTGAACATGTGTTTTTGCTTTCTTTGCATTTGAAGCAATCCCAAATTCAGGCTATTTCAAATGCTGAATCTCATTTTCCAGAAGATAGATCCAAAAGGACGAGTATATCTGAGAATGtatagtgtgtgttttttctctccctcactaACTCTTGATCCATATTTGGTTTTGAGGGTGGGACTTCCTAGCGGGAACTGAACCACCAAGCCTCGCTCTTTGTAAGAACTTGGCCTTGCAAAACAATCCACAAAAGTTACTAGCCATCATTGCTTTTAACTTGCTTTGCAGCACGCCTGAATAAAAGTTATTTTGGACAAAGCCATAAAGCAAAATATAAATTTATCAAGGGGGGGAATCTCACGCTTGACGGTTCCTAATCGCCCCAGGTCTTTGTGAGCCTGATCCAGCCCTGTGATCCTCCCTCCCGCCTTGCAAAGAAGGAGTATTGTGGATCTCCTTACCTACCTGGTTCCGCGTTTTGTGTGACTTTTGCAACGAGACGCGCCACTGGTCGTACATTTTGATGCTCAGGTTGGCGCAGCCGTACGAACTTCCATGTTTGCGCATCCACCCGAAGAATTGCTTGAGTTCCCGGCGCAGCGTGTTGTTGTGCTCTCCATTCTTTGGCTCGCAGACACCCGTGGCCCGTCCTGAGAAAGAGCAAGAGATGGCTGAGGAATGGTGAAGGACCCTCCACAGATAGCAGCAGTCTATCTTTGAAGAGTAGATGCCCAGGAACAAAATGCATGGAGTGCCTAGCACCTTCTGGTTCAGCCAGGTGGACCTGTTAACCACCAACCCAGATATGAAACCGAGACCTTTCTGGGCTGCTTGTTCCCAGTCCTCTGGCTTTCTCAGGTAAACTGCCTATGAACATAGAGGTTCCATTAAGCGATTTTGACTAGTTATCCACAGCCAAACCTCTCCTCCACAAATTTGTCTAATCTTTTAAAGGCATCTAAACTAAACAGCCATttccacatcttgtggcagtgagttctacaACTTACGTATTATGCAAAGAAGCACATTCTTTCCTCAGCTGACTGACCCCAAATTCTGGAATTATGGGGAACGCAGGAAAGGTCCTCTCTCTGTGCACTGTCTTCATGCCGTGGCTTGGATCTAGAGCAGAGTTTCAAAGGCACAAGGGCTTCCGCCAGCAAAGCCTGACTCGCCTCCTCTCTCCCACTCTGCCCCCCTCGTGGCATTTCAGGCTTCTGGTAGAGAAGGAGGCAAAAAAAGTCATGCTCTGCAGGTGGAAATCCTTGTGCCACAAAAATATTGCCCAAGATCGAAGCCTATGTTTAAATTTATAAACTTATCatgtttctcttctctctctagCTTAGCAAAGTGCttaagagcataagaagagcctCGCTGGATCACACCAATGGTATGGggagtccagcatcttgtctcacatGGTGGCTGCCCGTTTACTCTGGGCCGACTGAAGGGCTCACAGGCCGaggtcttcccctgatgttgcctcctggctctggggttcagaggtttactgcctctgaatggggaGATCCCCTTTGGTTCTTTTGGAAGAACTCTCATAACTAGCCCATGATAACTAACATCGGAGCCTCCGTGTTCTGGCGCTGTCTACCTCAGAATACCAAGTACTGGCAACGAGAAACGGGGAGGTTCTTGCCCATGTGGCCTGCTTGCAAGCTTCCTAGAAACAGAGCACTGGAGATATGCAACCTGTACACCCGACCTCTCAAAAACCTTTCTgtccattttttttgcttttcccaGAGCCCAATTTCCCCTCCACAGACATGCTGGGTTGGTAGTTGACCTCCTTTGCAAACCAGATCATCTGCCGCCATTTCCGTTTCCCTACTAAACCAATGGGGTCGCTCTCCCCCACAAGTCCCACGTTAACCCAAGCCATAGGCCCGATATGAAATTTGTGTTCAATTAAACACAGAACTGCTTTTTCTCAAGATGGCAAATAACCTCTTGCCTCCCTCTTCTAATGTCCCAAAGGCTAGAAGGAAAAAGATGACATTACATGAAGACTGgcttggaaagggggggggggacatggagTGACTTTCGGGGCCGAGAGCATACGGCCCTCCCAGCTGGGGAATAAGACCTCCAGCCTGGCTCCAGAGCAAGAAATCCAGGTGCCGGGCATACAGCGAGGTCAGCGTTTCTCCTGGGGCTCTTCGCTTCCTTCCCCAAAGGTTGCACAGGTCTGCCTTTGGCACGGAATTGGTTTCTCCGGGCTGACATCTGCTCAGATTTCTGGAGTGAGGGGAGGTGGCGGCAGCCCCAAACAGCGAGCTGGAAGGAGGCCCCAAAAGCCCGCCAAGAGGGAACCGTGAGCCCAGGCACCTGGCGGAGAGTACGGGCTTCACCCCAGACCTTTGATGCTCCTTGCTGAGGCCAGACAGCTGAACAAGAGGCCAGTGGTTGCAGCCCTGCACGGTGTAAACGTGCCCATTTAGCTCACCGGCTTTCTCGGTTTCGGCCACACCCTCTTTAACatgtttgtgatttttttaatttatacaaAACAGTATTATTTTGTACAATATCCCTTTTTATTCCATGTGGTACATGAAACACTCACCGTTCCGAGGCGTGGAGGCCGCTGTGGGGTTGCTCCAGTCGCTCCAGATGCCAGCCTTCTTTGAACCGTAGATACCAAACGGGTTACAACGCACTTGGACAAAATAGACGGTGCCTGGTCTCAGCCCTGCCAGGCGGCATGAGGTCTGGTTCCCCACGTTGTCCACAACCTGCTGGGGAAGAGAGGCAGAGCTGAGAACCTCCAATTTGTAGACTGAGGCCCAGCCCACATCAGGTCCCACAGGGCTCAAACCAGGAACCCGGCAAAAAGGAAACAGATTCCCTGCTCCTGTGTCAATAGGACTCTGTGTCGGAGGATGGAATAGTAGGTCTTTGGGGCTGGGTGATTTTGCCCAGTATCCTTCTGGTCTTAAGGATCAGGTGATCCCAGAGAGCCAACCCCAAGTTACTGCTTGGTATAAACTTCGCTATAAAATCCACAAAGATCCCAGCAGCCTGGGCAACTGATCCCTGGGGTAGGTCACCAGGGACAGACGGAGTTTACGGCAGTCGATCCAAGATGGCATCGGGGTGGCCAAACCACCTCCTAGCTGAAAATCCAAAATGGCACCCAAATTATGGCAAAAATAGTATTTGTGTCAATGAAACCATTACCCCACATTTCTTAGCTCCCCCTACCTAATGGCTGGCTCTCCTTGTCCCTCCCATCCCAACGCATTCTCCCTCCACACCCTCCAGGCATTTCACCTTCCACTCCGAACTGTCCTCCACTCGATACTGGATCTGATATTTGGCTTGGAAGAGGAAGTCCTTGAGGGCTGGTGGTGCACTCCATCGGACGCTGAGTTGGTCCTCCAAGTCACCGACACGGCTCACGTGGACATTCGAGGGTGGGTCAGTAGTGACTGTGAGGTGAGCACAACTGTTGTTAAACTgggatgaatgtgtgtgtgagagggaggtGCTCTGTGAAAAGCTTAAGTCtcaatgtttggtgtagtggttaagagcgtaggactctaatctggagagctgggtttgattccccactcgtccacttgaagccagctgggtgaccttgggctagtcacagctgtcccagagctctctcagccccacccacctcacagggtgttttgttgtgatgataataatggcatactttgtaaaccactctgagtgggcattaagttgtcctgaagagcagtatataaatcgaatgttattattattattataaatcgtTGCGGGGAGGGAGCAGCTTCTACTTGAGGCTGGAACTGGGTGAAAATTCTGTGCtccccattcacacatgcaaatatAGGAAGGCCAACAAGGGATAAATggttatttattgaaagatttCTAAACCTTTCCAGCATTGAAGGTAATTTAAAGTGGCAGTCGATAAGAGTGTCTTATAACACAGCTAGTGCTGCCAttttccaggtgtggcctggtgctcacctagaattacaactgatctttagaccataaagttcagttcccctggaaaaaatgactactttggaatTTGGACTTTATGTgcggcattataacctgctgaggtctccttccgcaacccctccctccccagcctccacccccaaatctccaggaatttcccaaccaggagttggtaaccctaaagaCAGCCAGTCTGGTGCAGTGGTTGACATCAGGCTGGAAAGACCAGGTTAAAATACCCTACTTAGccgtgaagcttgctgggtgactttgggactgTCATTCTTTCTGTCAACCTAAAACATACATcacaggttgctgtgaggataaaactggaaGTAGGGGAGATACTGCCTGCCACTTTTGAGCTCTCTGGAGGAAAAGATGGGATAAAGATGTTCTAGAAACCATTAAAAATCCAGCGTCCTCCACTACCATGCAACAGGGTGGAAATCGCTTCTCACTAAAACAGCGTTTCTCTCTGAATTCTAAAGAGAGTTCTACGCCCCCTGCAAAAACGCAGGGGCGTGAGGGTTTTTCTCAGGATGCATGGAATGGCCCCGTGGCCTTTTACCCATAAAAAAGGAACTGTGTAATTAAAAAAGCTGTATACATGTAGCATCACAGCTGTGTGAAAGAATCAAGACCCGCAAGGGCTTGCTAGACAGTTGACTTTTgccattctctccctcttgatcGTAGTCCGCAAGAAAGGGGTGACAGCCCTGCCCAATCTTAAAGGAGCGGTGTAAAGTGAACGGAGTACACTGAAAATGCACTCTCCCTTGTGTatggtacacacacacagagacgcACACTTTCTACTGGTATGCCAAAGAGTGTCTGATCTGGATTAGTACAAAGAAAGACAATTGTGAATGCTTACTAAGTAACAAATCTAATCTGCCATTCAATATTTAATAAAACCATTTTAAGCAAAACAATGTCTCCTTCTTGTGTGTAGTACATTGAATCACGAAGGGTACTGGGATAAAGCAGCCTCCAAGACGCAATACCCAGTAATATAATAAATGGTTCATATGTCAGTCACCTGTTGATACCCTTATTGTATACCATTTCATGACAGTAAAGTGCTAGTCCTTAATCCTGTTGTGATACTCTGTGCTGATCTGGATTAGTGACAGCAGCCATAGTTATCACCCAAAACACTTTCCTTAAATCACCCGTCGAAGCATGCCTCCAGATTTGAAGGAGGCAAACCTTCAGCAGAGATTCATTGCAGAGACACAACAGGCAGCAACTTTTGAAGAAGGGTAACTGCTGCATCTTTGAATCAGGAGgactgatccagtcacacacagagATGatcatctacacacacacacagcagggtTGGGGCAGACTGGAAATAGGCCAGAACAGGAACTCGTGCAGAGAGAGAACAGGCAGCCTCATCTTTCATGAACCTATTTCTCTTGCCCCGGCAGCAGAATTCTTGCAGCATGCTATTCAGTAATTGCTTACTTGGCCAGGGACTGATATGCGATGGAAAAGGCAGATATTTGAAAGTGGAGGATGGCGTTTCTGGCCATATATGGGAGTGTTtctccacaaatgggacccattATAAAATGTGCGTGTGTGTCTTCTTAGGGGGCAGCCCCTGCCCATCCCATCATTCCACCCACCAGCCTCTCTTGGCCAGCACAACTTTGCCTTGGCAGAGATCCAGGCAGATAGAGAAAGGGTTAAAAAGAAACAGATGTCTTCAAATGTGGGGGGGCAGTGAGAATCCAGGAGAAATTTCCTAATTAGATTAAGAGCAATTTTGCTCCCATATCATCTATTTCCTGCTTTCTCTGAGGGATGCATCTTTCAAGCAACCCAGAGAAcggcctctctctcacacacatttccTGGCTCTGCAAGTGAGGTCATCGTCCCCTGTGTGTGATGTCATAGATGTGACTAGTAGTGACATCACGCTCCCAATGATTGCCACTAAAGCTGCTACTTAGAATTTGATTGAGTTTCATAATTTGCATTTCATAATAAGAACAACAGTGTGctcatataccgctcttctaaatTAGCGcctcactcaaagcagtgaatgaagtcagtgttattatccccacaatacagctggagcgctggggctgagaggagtggcttacccgaggccaagtactgagttcatggcaatactgggactcgaaccagcagagtgctgatttgcaacccacccacttaaccactatggtaaagagtccagtagcatctttaagaataaccgactttattgtagcataagctttcgagaaccacagctctcttcatcagatgcatctattttttaatattttgcaactacagattgaCATGGCTGACTCTTCTGGattttaaccactgtgctacaaccaagcagggggagggagagcagGTTGTGTATCATCTGCTGCTTATGCCTTTGTTTTGTTCTCTAGCTCCTATAAAATTTTGTCTTCCTGTACATTAAGATCCTAACatgagccctgctagatcagaccagtagcCCCCCCTGTCCAGCACTCTGTTTTCTGCAATGGATACCTCTGGATCGGCTAAATAGCTATTCAGAGGTACCCCTGACATCATGGATGGGCGTGTCCCCTAAGCGTTTGTCTCGTCCCATTTTCAAACAACAATAATAagatttgatttatttactgcccttcagaacaacttaacacccactcagaacagtttacaaagtgtgttattattatccccacaacaaaacaccctgtgaggtgggtgaggctgagagagctccagagagctgtgactagcccaaggtcacccagctggcttcaagtggaggagaggggaatcaaacctggctctccagattagagtcctgcttgctcttaactactacaccaaactggccatctGGTGCCTGCCCACTCCATCTtgtggcagcaagttccacaAGTTACTTTGCTATAATGAGAAGAACCGTCTGCTATTTCATGCCCTGCAGAAGTTTGTCTGGAACTGTTGATAATAAACTAGAGGACAATTATACATGAATAAGAACAACAAAGTCATTatttcttgaaaaaaaaaacagttaaagccaaggcttttctatAGATGGAGGAGAGGCACTTGCAGACTAAATGAATGCAGCCCACAAAATTGATACCTTTCAGCAAGATGTCTGAGTGAGGATGGGATCTCGGGCTATGATCTTTGGTATGCAAATAGAGGtatccagggcattttttctgggaaaagaggtggtggaactcagtgggttgccctaggagaaaatggtcacatggctggtggccccgcccctgatctctagacagaggggagttgagattggcggcgcggagggcaatcaaaactcccctctgtctggagatcagggggcggagccaccagccatgtgaccattttcaagaggttccggaactctgttccactgcgttcccgctgaaaaaaagccctggaggtatCTTTATTTTCATTGTTGAAAAGCAATCAGGGCTGCCTTTTTTCTGTTGTGTATCTAATTGTCTTGCCTTCTCTTGTCTTATCTGGTTTCTAACCAGAAACTAAAGAAACAGAATGATTGGAAGGGGTGGGTTCACACATAGGTGGTTATCCCTTGATAGCTGACTCTCATGTGCCATTCAATAAGATGGTGGAGTCTGGACTCAGACTTGAGGTTGAGggattttgcattttttaaaaatgttccatGTGGGAAAATGTCCTTGCAAGTAGAGATCTAGCACAGCAAGACGATAATTGGACTGGGCCCTTTCTCCTTGAAATGCTGGGGGCGATTGTCTTGAAGgaagtctttttaattttttttgtagggAAGAACATTCCAAATTAGCATGCAACTAGAGTctgtcaaacacacacacacacacgcacacacttgcGCCTGAGGTGATTTGACAGGTCTGTGAGTGGCATTTTGATCCGGGAGCAGCCTGTTCACACAAGCTCATCGCCCCTCGACGCTCCGGAGCCCATTTGACTTGGAAAGAATTTAGTGAGGGCCGACGAAGGAAGAGGGAACCCAGCCTTACCAACATCGACGATGTCCAGCATGACCACTTCGGACACAGCCACCCCAAGTCGGTTGGAAGCCTCGACCCAGATTTCATAAGGTGTGAAGAGAGCTAGGTCTTTGGGGATGTGGCAGGAATATGGCCCAGCCGTGTGATACTGCTGACAGGTGTTATCCCTCCCATACCACCTAGGAAGCAAATGGAACGATTAGTCCCACAACCAGCCCTTGCTCAGTATCCAGCTTCTCCTATTCCGGGGTTGCAAATTTCAGGGGATCGCCAAGCACTTTGGAAAAGATTTGACTTTTCCTCCTGCAGCCTGGGTCTGTGATTAGATACAGTAGCCAGATTGGACAGGCTGAATAGCCAAAGTTTGAATGGAGATGTATCAAGGAATGCCACCCCTCTACATAGGCTAAGCCCTAAAGCCTGGTTCCTGTAAAAGTAAAAGGCTTCTAAAGCAAACAGCCGTTTACATCTATTCTGCAGAGTACATTAGCCAGGCCGCCAAGTGACCACAAACACTCTACATAGCTTGAGTGCATGGCTACAAAATGTACACTGTCTGTTTTCACTCCGAAAAGGGGAGATTAAGGGTGGGGCAAAGTGAATTATTACATTATGCATAGCTAGAGAGAAGTTTCTCTCCTCCACGAAGAATGTAAGGTCATCCAGTGACATTGACGAGCAGTGGATTCAGGACAGACGAAATAAAGTTCTTTTTCACAGAGTGCATAACTTAGCTTACGgtactcactgccacaggatggggTGGTGATGTCCACTAGCTTAAACAGGTTTAAAAGGGGactggggccgttttcacactgcttaccagccacggaataTCGCGCCGAACTCCCGGAACAACAGTTGTCCTTCCGGTGCGATTTCGCTCGAGAACTGCACGACAAACCCCTAGTCCTTTCTATTGAACTCTCAGAGTCCCTTCTTTGGGATAGTCAAAACAAATCCAAAAGCAAAGTGAGTTTGTATCGTGGCCCTGTTGGGCAGGCATGGATCCTGGCACTGTATTTTTACAAATTAATATCTGACCatgttttttttgtaaaaaaaataacaacaaccttgtaaTGCGGTTTCCTCTCAGTGTCCTCACCTTAGTTTGTACTTGAGAGTGTAATTGGTATGCAGGTAAGTCTCCCCTTCTGTCCCAGGTGCCCACTTACAGGTAAGATCCTTCATGTTCTTGGACCAGCAAGAAATGTTGGTTGGCTTCTCTGGGGGCACTAGaggaaataaattataaatatattaattgaaCCAGAGCGTGAGCAGAAAGCAAACCCTCCAAACCCACAGAAAGAACACGCCAATTGGTTTTTAAAATAGCAACACTCCTTTGGCACCAGTGTTGAAACACAGCCCTGTAGGGAACAGCAGTCAGGGCGGGTAGGAGAAAACGCCGTTCCCAGTTGCAATTTCCATATTCTGAGAATCTTTGCTGAGCGAGTATTAAAAATAGCCGGCGATAAAAATCTTACGATTATTGATTCGGACAACTGTGATTTGGCAGAGCCTTGCCAAAATAGCTTTTctcttggaaaaaaaaaagacggTTCTTGTTGACTACAACGGCATGTCTCATAATAAACTCCCCGGACAAGGGGAAAGAACGTTTTTATCGGTTAAAGGTCTTGGATGAGCTGTAAATGCAGAGATGTCAGAAGCAGAGAGGGCTGGTTTGTGTTAGGGGGCTGTGCGTGTGAGAAGCATTAACGTAGTGCGGGGGAGCCAAAAGGTGGCTGTGAAAGACAGTCTCGTATGGCGGACAGCACCATAGCAAGGTGGTAGGGTGTCAAGGGCAATGCAAGTCACATACCCACCCAACCCCCAAGTATCACTGTGATCTTTCACAGTGTCCGCTACTTTTTGAGGTGGTTCTTACTACAagtaaaatcagaaagagtccagtagcacctttaagactaaccaattttattgtagcataagcttatggtacaataaattgtagcataagcttatggtacaataaattgtagcataagcttatgctacaataaagttggttagtcttaaaggtgctactggactctttttgattttgctactacagactaacacggctaactcctctgcatcttactACAAGTGTAGCTCAGTTGAGGAGCCCCTGCTTTGCACTCAATCCCTGATTCTTCAGTGAAAAAATACTCGATCTGCAGTTCTAGAAATAGCTTCTGCTGCCAATTGGAGGAGTCTGTTCTAAGCCAGGTGGGTCAACCGTCTGACCCGGTCTAAGGTTTACTATGGCATAAGGACAGGATGGTCCATTgaatctagcatcctgtttcccaccacAGCCACGAAGATGCCCACAGAAGGCATGGCGTTGGAGGCATCTTTCCATTGCTGAACAAGTATTCAAAGGTAGATTGCCTCTGAACAGAGAGGTTCCATTCAGGGGTGCCATCAAGGCTGAGGAAAGCAGATTGCTGCTTTGCATTTGACGTACATGTTACTATTTAAGAGGAGGTGGAAAGACCACGAAGTCCAGAATCTGAAATTACTAAACTGTGCCACAGATTCCATGTAGCCATCATAACTAATAGCCATTACTGAACCtacctaatccccttttaaagacatttacagtgcaatcctaagagtgactccagtctaagccctcttGAGTTCTAAAagtcactc of the Eublepharis macularius isolate TG4126 chromosome 5, MPM_Emac_v1.0, whole genome shotgun sequence genome contains:
- the CRLF1 gene encoding cytokine receptor-like factor 1 isoform X2, with protein sequence MMKVFLLGLALLRVDSLMYPAVISPQDPTLLIGSSLTASCSVDAGSSLRAEDLYWTLNGRRLPAETYEVLNATTLSVTISSLNGSQQQSGDNLVCHSRDGGILAGSCLYIGLPPEKPTNISCWSKNMKDLTCKWAPGTEGETYLHTNYTLKYKLRWYGRDNTCQQYHTAGPYSCHIPKDLALFTPYEIWVEASNRLGVAVSEVVMLDIVDVVTTDPPSNVHVSRVGDLEDQLSVRWSAPPALKDFLFQAKYQIQYRVEDSSEWKVVDNVGNQTSCRLAGLRPGTVYFVQVRCNPFGIYGSKKAGIWSDWSNPTAASTPRNGRATGVCEPKNGEHNNTLRRELKQFFGWMRKHGSSYGCANLSIKMYDQWRVSLQKSHKTRNQVLSGDKS
- the CRLF1 gene encoding cytokine receptor-like factor 1 isoform X1, whose translation is MMKVFLLGLALLRVDSLMYPAVISPQDPTLLIGSSLTASCSVDAGSSLRAEDLYWTLNGRRLPAETYEVLNATTLSVTISSLNGSQQQSGDNLVCHSRDGGILAGSCLYIGLPPEKPTNISCWSKNMKDLTCKWAPGTEGETYLHTNYTLKYKLRWYGRDNTCQQYHTAGPYSCHIPKDLALFTPYEIWVEASNRLGVAVSEVVMLDIVDVVTTDPPSNVHVSRVGDLEDQLSVRWSAPPALKDFLFQAKYQIQYRVEDSSEWKQVVDNVGNQTSCRLAGLRPGTVYFVQVRCNPFGIYGSKKAGIWSDWSNPTAASTPRNGRATGVCEPKNGEHNNTLRRELKQFFGWMRKHGSSYGCANLSIKMYDQWRVSLQKSHKTRNQVLSGDKS
- the CRLF1 gene encoding cytokine receptor-like factor 1 isoform X3, translated to MMKVFLLGLALLRVDSLMYPAVISPQDPTLLIGSSLTASCSVDAGSSLRAEDLYWTLNGRRLPAETYEVLNATTLSVTISSLNGSQQQSGDNLVCHSRDGGILAGSCLYIGLPPEKPTNISCWSKNMKDLTCKWAPGTEGETYLHTNYTLKYKLRWYGRDNTCQQYHTAGPYSCHIPKDLALFTPYEIWVEASNRLGVAVSEVVMLDIVDVVTTDPPSNVHVSRVGDLEDQLSVRWSAPPALKDFLFQAKYQIQYRVEDSSEWKQVVDNVGNQTSCRLAGLRPGTVYFVQVRCNPFGIYGSKKAGIWSDWSNPTAASTPRNGRATGVCEPKNGEHNNTLRRELKQFFGWMRKHGSSYGCANLSIKMYDQWRVSLQKSHKTRNQVGPIRR